CGCAGTTCCGCCGGCCGGGCGATGTGCACGTCCACTTCTTCGGCACCGCCACCCTGTCGGTGTCCGACGGCATCAAGACCCAGGAAGGCGATGTGTTTGAAATTTCGGCCGCGCCCTTCCGTTTCCCCTTGAGCAACCGCCTGACGGTGGCCGCGGCCGAAACGGTCGTGGTGCGCGCGCTGTGACGGGCGCGTCACCGGTGATCCTGGGGCTGGTCGGCGTCGGCAAGATCGCGCGCGACCAGCACCTGCCGGCCATCGCCGCCGACGGCCGCTTCCGGCTTCAGGCGGTGGCCAGCCGGCACGCCACCGTGGACGGCGTGCCCAGCTATCACGACATCGGCCAGATGCTGGATGCGGAGGGGGATATCACCGCTGTCTCCCTCTGCACCCCGCCGCAGGGGCGCCACGACCTGGCGCGCCAGGCGCTGGAACGCGGCTGCCACGTCATGCTGGAAAAGCCGCCGGGCGCTACCCTGGCGGAGATCGACGATCTGCGCCATGCGGCGGAGCGGGCCGGCCGCACCCTGTTCGCCACCTGGCACTCCCGCTTCGCGCCCGCCGTGGAACCGGCGCGGGCCTGGCTGGCCGACAAGACGCTGCGGTCCGTGAAGGTGGATTGGCGCGAGGACGTGCGCCATTGGCACCCCGGCCAGGAATGGATTTGGGAGCCCGGTGGCCTGGGCGTGTTCGACCCCGGCATTAACGCCCTGTCCATCCTGACCCGCCTGCTGCCGCGCCCGGTGTTCGTGGACCAGGCGGTGCTGCGTTTCCCCAGCAACCGTCAGACCCCGGTCGCCGCCGACCTGAAGCTGCGGGATGAGGGCGGCCTGCCCATCACCGTCGGGTTCGACTGGCTGCAAACCGGCCCGCAGACCTGGAACATCGAGGTCGAGACCGACCCCGGCACCCTGCTGCTGACCCACGGCGGCGCCCGCCTGTACCGGGATGGGCAAGAGGTGCTGAACGAGAAGGAGGCGGAATATCCCCGCCTGTACGACCGTTTCGCCCGCCTGATCGCCGAAGGCCGGTCGGACGTGGACATCAGCCCCCTGCGCCTGGTGTCCGACGCCTTCCTCAGCGGCCGGCGCGAGTTGGTGGAAGAGTTTTATTTTTGAGGGATGTAGGGAAAATGGAACGGGGGCCGGCAGCGATGCCGGCCCCCGTTTCGTTTGCGCTTTTGTATTTTCTAGGCCGCGACCGCGGCCGCCGCAGCATTCCGGGGAACGCAGTGGACTGGAATGCGAGGAAGGCAAGCCGGCGGATGCCGGCGCCCGCCGACTGAGGGCATTAATCCAAAGTGCTCAATGTCTCGTCACCGGCGTCGTGGGTGGGGCGGCTGCCCCACAGGGCGTAGAACAGGACGTAGAGATAGCAGGCGGCCGGCAGGGCGAAGGACAGTTGCAGGCCGATGCGGTCGGCCAGGAAGCCCTGGCCCGCCGCCAGCGCGCCGCCGGCGATGGCCATGATCAGCAGGCCGGAGCCTTCCTCCGTCAGCGGGCCCAGGCCCTTGATGCCCAGGGTGAAGATGGTGGGGAACATGATGGAATGGCAGAGGCCCACCAGGATGATGGTCCACATGGCCAGGGACCCGCCGGTGGCGATGGAGGTGGCGGTCAGGATGAAGGCGGCGACGCTGACGGCGGCCAGCATCATCTGCGGCCGGATCCAGCGCATGGCGAAGCTGCCGACGAAACGCCCCACCATGGCCCCGCCCCAGAACAGCGAGACATAACCGGCGGCGTCGGCATGGCTGAGGTTGCCGATGTTGGGCAGCGACAGATAGTTCACCAGCATGCTGCCGATGCCGATCTCCGCGATCAGGTAGATGAAGATGGCCGGCACGCCGAACACCAGGTTGCGGTGCCGCCACAGGCTTTCCTTCGCCCGCTCCTTGGCGGCGACGCGCCGGGCGTTGCCGCCCAGATCCGGCAGCTTGAAGCGCCAGATGATAACGGCCAGGCCCAGCAGGATCAGGGTGATCAGGACGTAGGGCAGTTGCACCGCGTGGGCGTCGGCCAGGCGCTGGGCGTCGGTCAGGGCGCTTTCGGTGCCGCCGGTGGCGTTGCCCGAGGTGCTGCGGTTGAAGATCAGGATGCCGCCGAACAGCGGCGCCACCGTGGTGCCCAGGGAGTTGAAGGCCTGCACCAGGTTCAGCCGGCTGGAGGCGCTTTCGGCCGGGCCGATGACGGCGACATAGGGGTTGGCCGCCACCTGCAGCAGGGTGATGCCGGACGCCAGCACGAACAGCGCCACCAGGAAGATGGGGAAGGACGGCAATGCCGCCGCCGGCACGAACATCAGCGAGCCCAGCGCCATCACGCCGAGCCCGGCGACGACGGACCGCTTGTAGCCCACCCGTTCCAGTACCTTGGCGCTGGGCAGCGACATGACGAAGTAGGCCAGGAAAAAGATGAACTGGATCAGCAGGGACTGGCCATAGCTGAGGTCGAACACCGAGCGCAGGTGCGGCACCAGGATGTCGTTCAGGACGGTCGCGAAACCCCACATGAAGAAGATGCTGGCCAGCACCGCCAGGGCGCGTCCGTAGCTGCGCACCGGGCCTGATGCCACCGGGGCGCCAACGCCCGTGATACCGGCTGCCATCGTCTTTTATCCTCCCAGAATTTTTATTTGCCGCCTTGCATACCCGGATGATCCAGGGTTATTTGTCTGAGTATTACGAGGCTGGGGCGGGTGTCAACCGCCTAATCAGCCGACGATAAATGGGAGGATAACGAATGAAGGTGTGGACGGGTGTGACCATTGTGGTCGCAGCACTGGCCCAGGCGGCCGTCGCCAACGCCGCCGATGCCCGGCGCGAGGCGTTCGGAACCATGAACGACGGTGGCAAACCGGCCCCGGTCGAGTCCGTGGTGCTGAGCAACGGCCACGGTGTCAGCGCCCGCGTGCTGGCCTATGGCGCCACCTTGCAGTCGCTGGTGGTGCCCGGCCGTGATGGCCAGGGTGCCGACGTGGTGCTGGCCTACCCCGATGTCGCCGGCTATCAGGCGCACCCCAAATATTTCGGTGCCACCGTCGGCCGTTACGCCAACCGCATCAAGGAAGGTCGTTTCACCCTGGACGGCAAGGCCTATCAGCTGGCCACCAATGACGGACCCAACGCGCTGCACGGCGGCCGCCAGGGGTACGACAAGGTGCTATGGACCATCACCGAGGTGAAGAGCGGCCCCGCCGCCAGCGTCACCCTGACCCACACCAGCCCTGATGGGGATGAGGGTTATCCCGGCGCCCTGACGGTGCAGGTGACCTACAGCCTGGATGAGAAGAACGACCTGACCATCCGCTACAAGGCCACGACCGACAAGCCGACGGTGCTGAACCTGACCAACCACAGCCTGTTCAACATGGCGGGTGCGGCGTCGGGCCACACCGTGCTGGAACAGAAGCTGACCGTCGCGGCCGCGAACTACAGCCCCGTCAGCCCCACCCTGATCCCTGACGGTGGGGCCAAGCCGGTGGAGGGCACGCCCTTCGACTTCCGCACACCCCACCTGATTGGTGAGCGCATCCACGACGGCCGCGACCCGCAGTTGCTGATCACCCAGGGCTATGACCACAACTATGTTCTGGATGGCGGCGTGACGGCGGAGCCGCGGTTGGCCGCCCGGTTCGAGGATCCGGCATCCGGCCGCGTCATGGAAATCCTGACCACCGAGCCGGGCTTGCAGGTCTATTCCGGCAACTTCCTGAACGGCGACGTCGCCGGCGTGGGCGGCTACATCTACCGCCAGTCCGATGGCCTGGCGCTGGAGCCGCAGCACTTCCCCGACAGCCCCAACCGCCCCGACTTCCCCACCACCCGCCTCAACCCCGGCCAGACCTACACCCAGGTCTCCATCTACCGCTTCTCCACCACTGCAAAGTAAGGGGTAGCCGTTCCATGACTTCACATCCCCCTGCGGGCGGCGTTGCCGCCCGCACGCTGCGGTCGCGTGCCTGGTTCGATAACCCGGCCAACGTCGATATGACGGCGCTGTACCTGGAGCGCTACCTCAATTTCGGCCTGAGCCTGGAGGAATTGCAGTCCGGCAAGCCGGTCATCGGCATCGCCCAGACGGGGTCGGACCTCAGCCCCTGCAACCGCCATCACCTAGTGCTGGCAGAGCGCATCCGCGAGGGCATCCGCACCGCTGGCGGCATCGTGCTGGAATTCCCCGTCCATCCCATCCAGGAGACGGGCAAGCGCCCCACCGCCGGGCTGGACCGCAACCTGGCTTACCTGGCGCTGGTGGAGGTGCTGTACGGCTATCCGCTGGACGGCGTGGTGCTGACGACGGGGTGCGACAAGACCACGCCGGCCTGCCTGATGGCGGCGGCCACGGTCAACATCCCCGCCATCTCCCTGTCCGTGGGCCCCATGCTGAACGGCTGGTTCAAGGGCGAACGCACCGGTTCCGGCACCATCGTGTGGAAGGCGCGGGAGATGCTGGCGGCGGGGGAGATCGACTACCAGGGTTTCATCAAGCTGGTGGGGTCGTCCGCACCCTCCACCGGTTATTGCAACACCATGGGTACCGCCACCACCATGAACAGCCTGGCGGAAGCGCTGGGCATGTCCCTGACCGGTTCCGCCGCCATTCCCGCGCCCTATCGCGACCGGGCGGAATCGGCCTATCGCACCGGCCTGCGCATCGTGGAGATGGTGCGCGAGGATCTGAAGCCGTCGGACATCCTGACGCGTGAGGCCTTCCTGAACGCCGTCGCCGTCAACTCCGCCATCGGCGGGTCCACCAACGCGCCCATCCATTTGAACGCGCTGGCCCGCCATATTGGCGTGGATTTGGACCTGGATGACTGGCAGCGCCACGGCCTGGACATCCCGCTGCTGGTGAACCTTCAGCCGGCCGGCGAGTATCTGGGGGAGGATTATTACCGCGCCGGCGGCGTGCCGGCGGTTGTGTCCCAGCTGATGGCCCATGGCCTGATCCATGAGGGCGCCATGACCGTGTCGGGTCGCACCATCGGTGAGGAATGCCGGGGTGTCGCCATCGAGGATGAGAAGGTCATCCGACCGTTCGACCAGCCCCTGAAGGCCACGGCCGGCTTCAAGGTGCTGCGCGGTAATCTCTTCGACAGCGCCATCATGAAGACCAGCGTCATCTCTGACGAATTCCGCGCCCGCTATCTCTCCAACTCCGACGACCCGGATGCGTTCGAGGGCAAGGCCGTGGTGTTCGATGGGCCGGAGGATTACCACCACCGCATTGACGACCCGGCCCTGGGCATTGATGAGACCACCGTGCTGTTCATGCGCGGCGCCGGCCCCATCGGCTACCCGGGCGCGGCGGAGGTGGTGAACATGCGCCCGCCCGTCTACCTGATCCAGAAGGGCGTGCACGCGCTGGCCTGCATTGGCGATGGGCGGCAGTCCGGCACCTCCGGTTCCCCCTCCATCCTCAACGCCTCGCCCGAGGCGGCGGCAGGTGGCAACCTCGCCATCCTGCGCACCGGCGACCGCGTGCGCATCGATTTGCGCCAGGGCCGCGCCGACATCCTGATCAGCGACCAGGAACTGGCCGCGCGCCGCCAGGCGCTGAAGGATGCCGGCGGCTACCCGTATCCGGAAAGCCAGACACCGTGGCAGGAGATCCAGCGCGGCTGCGTCGGCCAGCTGGAAACCGGGGCGGTGCTGGAACTGGCGGTCAACTACCAGCGCATCGCCCAGACCAAGGGCCTGCCGCGCGACAACCACTAAACACTAGGCCCAGGAACCCCGGCCGGTCGGATCGGGGGTGGGCGACAGGAGAGGGAGAGACGAATGCTCACACGGCGTATCCTTCTGGGCGGCTGCCTGACCGGTGCCGCCCTGGCCATGACTTCGGCGCGCGGTTTCGCCCAGGTGGCGGGGCAACTGGCGGCGCCGGAGGCCGAACCCCACCCCAATGAGACCTTCGGCGACCGCATGACCGGGGACCTCAGCCCGGCGCACGACCCCTGCATCATCAAGCAGGGCGACACCTATTACGTCTTCGGTAGCGACGCGCTGGGCGGGGAGGGCGAACACCACATCCCGTGGAAGACGTCCAAGGATCTGATCAACTGGACGGCGCGGGGCGATCTGTTCACCAGCCTGCCGCCTTGGGCGCAGCAGGCGGTGCCGGGGACCAAGGCGATGTGGGCACCCGACATCTCGTTCATCAACGGCCGCTATCACCTGTACTATGCGATGTCGACCTTCGGCGGCAACCGCTCGGCCATCGGCCTTTACACCAATGCCACGCTGGATCCGGCCGACCCTACCTATGCCTGGAAGGAAGAGGGGCTGGTCTTCGCCTCGGTGGAAAGCGACGATTACAACTGCATCGACCCGGCGCACTTCGTGGACCGTGAGGGCAACCGCTGGCTGGTGTTCGGCAGCTTCTGGGGCGGCATCAAGATGATCGCCCTGGACCGGGCCACCGGCAGGCCCAAGGCCGACCGCAAGGTCTATTCCCTGATCCACCGCCCGGCCCCGGAACACGCCCCCGATGCGGTGGAGGCGCCGTTCATGATTGAGCGTGACGGCTGGTACTACCTGTTCGCGTCCTTCGATTATTGCTGCAAGGGGGAGAACAGCAGCTATTACGTGGTGGTCGGCCGGTCCAGGAAGGTCACCGGTCCCTATGTCGGCCGCGACGGCAAGTCGATGATGGACGGCTACGGCACCCAGCTGATCCATGGCGATAGCCGCTGGCGCGGGCCGGGGCATGAGGCGGTGCTGCGCGACGGGGACCGGGACTACCTCGTCTATCACACCTATGACGCCACCAAGCACGGCGCCAGTACCCTGCGCATCTCCCCCATCACCTGGACGCCCGATGGCTGGCCGACGGTGACGCTGTAAGCGAAAGACCCGGGTGCCGGGACGGACGCGCGCGTCCCGGCATGTCTGCAAAGAAAAGTTTATCAGAATGTATGATATACTCGCTTGATGATGCCCCTACAAAGGTAGTTTTTGGATAGAGTTAGAAAATGGTTGGCGATGGGAACGAAAATTTCCTGTGCCATCCAGTCGGCGTTGGTTCCACATCCGTCATATCCGGGGGGAAGACTGATGACTTTGACCAGCGAACAGCGGAGTTTCCTGGCGCCCTATCTGCACGCGCTGGGACTCACGGCCGACAGCCTTTCGGAACATTCACTCGGCCCGGATACCCATGAGGGGCCGATGGTCGTTTCCGACGATCCGGCGCGCGACAATCTGGGTTCCGTCCCGCACCCCCTCACGGGGATTTACGCGACCGCCGAGAACATCGTCATCACAGCGCAGAATCCGCTGATCATCGACAGCTCGGTGCCTGTGAGCCTGATCTTCAACGCGATGCTTATCCAGTCGGGCGGTTACATTCAGGCCAATACCACGGTCAAGATCACCGCGACGGTGATCTCGGCGACCACGGGCACCTCCAATGATGCCAATATCAGGATCACAAGCCTGAACGGCACGTCGCCCCCTTCCGGCGCACCAGGGCGTCCTGGCGGGGCCGGCACCAGCTTTTTCCCCGGCACGTGTGGCGGGGGCAACAACCAGTCCTGCGTCGCCAATCCGATCGCGCCGACCGATGGCGGGACGGGCGGCAATGCGCCGCCCGTCAATGGCGGTGGCCCGGGTGTTGCCGCCGGCGATTTTGTCGTCCAGGTCAATTTCATCTCCGGGACCTTCCAGGTGCAGGTCACCGGCGGCGGTGGCGGCCAGGGTGGTCAGGGGGGCACCGGCGGACCTGGCGGCGCGGGTGGCACTGGCGGAACGGCCGTGGGGTGCTGTGGCGGTGCGGTTTTCCCGGGGGGCAAGGGCGGGCAAGGCGGCAATGGCGCCGATGGTGGTGCCGGGGGTGACGGGGCGCCCAGCGGGCCGACCGTCCAGGTCTTTTATTCGGCCACCAACGACAGCCAATGGTCTTATGACGCCAGCCAGTTCGGCGCCGGCGGCACGGGCGGCGCGCCGGGCGCCGCCGGGGCGCCCGGTATCGGCAATGGTGACTATGGCTGGGGCTCGGGCGGCACCGCCGGGGCGCCCGGCATCCCCACACCGCCCGATCAGCGCGGCCAGGTGATCATTCAGCAGAGTTGACGCCGCCGGCCTTCAGGCGGGCCCGCAGCTTGGCGCCGGCCACGCGGACCTCCCGCTCCGGCTCGCCGAAGAATTCCAGCCGCATCGATGTCAGGCGATAGCCGAACTCCTCCGCGATGCGGCGTTTCAACTGCTCGATCTCGGGTGAGGCGAACTCGATCACGCGGCCCGACCCCGTGTCGATCAGATGGTGATGCTCACCCCCCGCCTCCTCATAGCGGGCGCGGCGGTCGCCGAACCAGCGCTGCGACAGCACGCCGGCCTCGCGCAGGATGTTCATGGTGCGGTAGACGGTGCCGCGGCTGAGCTTCGGATCCAGGGCGATGGCGCGGGCGTAGATCTGCTCCACGCTGGGGTGATCACCGCTTTCCAGGAAAGCCTGGCAGACCGTCTTGCGCTTTTGCGTCAGCCGCAGGCCCCGCTCCTTGCACAGCGTCTCAAGTTCGATCATCCGCTTGGGGCCCCCCGTCAGTTTCGGTCTTCGGCACGTCCTCACCTAGTAAGACGTTTTTCGGCGGAATTTTTTCCCGTACTAAAGCAGTATTTCTTTGGAGTAGCTAAATGTCCCCTGCATTGGGTGTGGCGAAGAAAACGGCAGTACCGCCGCCTGCTATTACGGCACGCGGCGGACCATCCTGGGCAGTGTCATCTACAAATGGTGGGCGTTCGCCGGAGTCAGAAGCGATAGGCGACGCTGAAGTTGAAGGTCATCTGCGTGCTGGCGCGGGTGATGGGGCTGTCGGCGGCGTCACCCAGCAGTTTCTGGAACGCCCCGTCGGCCGTCATGAACCAGTTGTCGGTCCAGAACCAGACGGCGCTGAGCCCGGCGCCGGCGCTTTCAAAGCCGGCGCTGGGGGTGAATTGGCGATAGCCGCTGCCGGCCGACTGGCCGGCCGACACGCCGAAATACTTCCGCAGATAGTTTGAATCGGCGTAGGTGGCGGTGGGGCCGGCGAAGACGAAGAAGCGCTCACTGCCCATGATGGGCATATAGGCGCTGATGTCGGCCACCGTACCGGTGTTGCCGATGAAGCCGCGCCGCACCGCCGCCCGCAGCATAACCGGGAAGATGGTGTATTCCGCGAACACCTTGGGCTCAACCGCCGGTCCGATGTCGCCCATGCCGCGCAGATGGCTGCTGTCGTCCTGGTCGCGGCCGACATCATAGCCCACGGTCACGCCGGCGCGGAAGTTCTCACCCCGCAGGATGTTGAAACCCAGGCCTTCACCCATGGAAAAGAAGGCCAGGTCCTCATAACGCACATCCAGGTTGATGCCCGGCTGGACATGGTATTGCGAGGAACCGGGGTAGCGCGGCTGGAACGACGCCGCGCCGCCGAAGGTGACATCCCAGGTCGGCAGTGGATTCTCGAACTTCGACCGCAGCAGCACGCCGGCCGAATATTGCCATTCATTCAAGGGGGAGGGGGTCTGGGCGGCGGCCTGTCCGGGGTTCAGCAGGCAGGCGAGGCAAAGCACAAGACCGAGGAGAGAACTCAGCAGGAAGGCGTGCCGGCTGTTTCGAGCGTTCTTAGGTGCGACATTCCCGAATGAGCCGCCGAGGAAATGCATGTCGTTGTCTCCTGAAGGACCCTGTGGCACCCGCTTGCCAGGCACAGGGGGGCGCAATCGTCCTGCATCCCGCCTTTAAACGGCGACGTGGTTCGGCAGGTTCCCGTCGCGCGAAAAATAACCTTGGCATAGCGCGCGGTGCGGTTGAAGTGGACAGTCGTGTCCGCAATAGAAAAAAGGATTACACGCAAGTACTGTGATCGGCAGCGGGCGGCGTGCCGGTTTTGACTTTGGTACAACACATGAAAAAGCCCGCTTCGGGCCAAGAAGCGGGCTTTCTCGATCAGGCAGGATCGGTGGTGCGTCAGCCGGCCGGGGTCAACTCAAGCAGGACGATGTCGTTCGTCCGCATGGGCAGGTCGATAGGGAAGGCGCCGTCGCCGCCCACGCGCACGATCTTGTCGGTCTCCGGCACATCCTTGGTCAGCCCTTCAAGCTGGGCCAGCTGGTCGGCCGTCAGCGCCTGGGGCAGCCCCATGTCGATATAGGCGCTATAGGCGTCGTTGGCGCGGTAGCCGGTGCGGCGGACCTTCAGATGATAGGCGCCGGGCTTCAGTCCCGCCAGGCGCAGGGCCACAGGCTCGGTCGCGATGGCGGGATGCGGCGCGCGGTAATAGGGCCGGTTGCTGACCTTCTGCTCCGGCTGGGTCCAGTCGAACACCAGGGCCGTGATCTTGCCCCCGTCGGTGGTGGCGAAGATGTGGGCGTCGTCGCTGGCCAGGGCCGTCCCGCCCAGCGCGTGCAGGTATTTGTAGGCGAACCAGGCGGGCTTGCGGATGCCCTGCGGGTTCATCAGGCCGAAGCCACCCTCGAACGGGGCGGTGGGCGGGCCCGGCTCCTCGAACAGGTCGGTGTAGGTCCAATAGCTCATGCCCTGGGCCAGGCCCTGGACGCGCTTCAGCTTTTCCAGGATGTAGGCGGCGCTGACGTAGCTGTCGTGCACGGCGTCGCGCGGGGTGTAGCTGGTGCTCCACTCCGTGAAATAGAGCGGCAACTGGGGGAAGGCGGACGCGCTGATCTGGTCGCGCACCCTGCGCACGTCGCCGACGATGGCGTCGGGGGAGGGGGACAGCTTGGTGTCCTTCTCGCCCTTTTCATCCAGGAAGCCGCCCTCGACGCCATAGGTGTGGGTGGACACGAAGTCCACGCCGGATCCGCTTTTCGCCACATGGGCCAGGAACTCCGGCACCCAGGCCGCCCCTGCCGTGGCCGGGCCGCCGACCCGCAAGGTGGGGTCGATCGCCTTGATGGCGCGGGCCGTGACGTCGTAAAGCTCGAAATAGGCGGCCTGGTCGCCCTTCTCGAAAAAGCCGTCCAGGTTGGGCTCGTTCCACACCTCGAAGAACCACTTCCGCACTTCTTCCACGCCATAGCGTTCGCGGATATGGCCGATGAAGGCGGTGATCAGGTCGCCCCAGGCGTCCAGCCGGGGATGGGAGGTATTGCCCTTCCAGTAGAAGATGGTGAGGTCGGATGTCTTCATCGCCTCCGGCGTGAAGCCCAGTTCCACGAAGGGGCGGATACCCTTGGCCATCAGGGCGTCGTACAACTGGTCGATGCCGCTCCAGTCATAACGGATCCGGCCGTTCTCCACCTTCACGGTGCCCAGCACGTCGTGGAAGATGGCATGGAAGCGGAGATAGCGGAAACCCAGTTCATCCACCGCGGTCTTCAGCTGTGCCTGGGCGTCCGGGCGGATCAGCGTGCCGGGATAGTCGGACCCGACCGACAGGTCGAAGAAGCGGTCCACCGGGCCGGCGGTGTGGGCCGTGTCCAGCGTGATGCTGCGCGTGCGGCGGGTGGCCTTGGCGAAGGCACGGCCCGCGGCGGACAGGCCGGGCAACAGGGACGCGGCGGCGACGAACGCGCGGCGGGACAGCTTCATGGGACTTCCTCCGGATTTTTTTTTTGAGACTCATGCAACGGGCCAGGGGGAACTGGCCGTGGCCCCGGCGCCGTCAGGGTTTATTCTTCTCCACCTGCACCTCGCCCTCCTGGACCCACTCGCCACTATCGGGCGGCTAAATGGTAGCGGTACCATCCGTGGGCGCATGGCAACACGCGCCGGCCACCCGCCAGGGGTGCAGCATCGCCGATTGTTCCTGATAGCGCTATCACTTTATGGCCGGAATACCGGGGAGGTGACCCGCCCCCGGAGGTGCCGGCGGGCCACCGATTCGGCGGCCCGTTACTCCACCTGCGACGCCACAAGGGAAATCCGGTGGCGTGCCTTGAAGCCGGCTCAGCGACGGCGGGGCGGGGGACGGCGGGCGGGACCGGCGCCGGGGCCGGCGGCGCGTTCGTCCTTATGACGATAGGTGATGCGGCCCTTGGTCAGGTCGTACGGCGTCATCTCCACCGTCACGCGGTCACCCGCCAGCGAGCGGATACGGCTCTTGCGCATGCGGCCGGCGGTGTAGGCGATGATCTCATGCCCGTTTTCCAGCTTCACCCGGAAACGGCCGTCGGGCAGGGCCTCTTCAATCTTGCCCTCGAACTCGAGGAATTCTTCCTTGGCCATGGGGCGCTCCTAGAACAGGTCGCGTGAAGGCGGAATCGCCTTGAAGCCGTGACCCTGCTCGCCAAACAAAAACTTAGTGCCCGCCGCGTTTCGGATTGAACGCGGCAGGTTCCAAAAGGCGAAAAAAAACGGCGGCATGGAAGCCCATGCCACCGCTTTCTTCTGAATTCCGAACGACGCGGATCAAACGGCGCGCAGGTTCTCAGCAGCCGTCTTGCCCTTGCGCGGATCGCGGACCAGCTCAAAGCTCAGCTTCTGACCTTCGGTCAGGCTGCCGAGGCCGGCGCGCTCAACGGCGGAAATGTGGACGAAAACGTCGGCGGAGCCATCCTCGGGCTGAATGAAACCGAAGCCCTTGGTGCTGTTGAACCACTTA
The sequence above is drawn from the Azospirillaceae bacterium genome and encodes:
- a CDS encoding Gfo/Idh/MocA family oxidoreductase, with product MTGASPVILGLVGVGKIARDQHLPAIAADGRFRLQAVASRHATVDGVPSYHDIGQMLDAEGDITAVSLCTPPQGRHDLARQALERGCHVMLEKPPGATLAEIDDLRHAAERAGRTLFATWHSRFAPAVEPARAWLADKTLRSVKVDWREDVRHWHPGQEWIWEPGGLGVFDPGINALSILTRLLPRPVFVDQAVLRFPSNRQTPVAADLKLRDEGGLPITVGFDWLQTGPQTWNIEVETDPGTLLLTHGGARLYRDGQEVLNEKEAEYPRLYDRFARLIAEGRSDVDISPLRLVSDAFLSGRRELVEEFYF
- a CDS encoding dihydroxy-acid dehydratase family protein, with protein sequence MTSHPPAGGVAARTLRSRAWFDNPANVDMTALYLERYLNFGLSLEELQSGKPVIGIAQTGSDLSPCNRHHLVLAERIREGIRTAGGIVLEFPVHPIQETGKRPTAGLDRNLAYLALVEVLYGYPLDGVVLTTGCDKTTPACLMAAATVNIPAISLSVGPMLNGWFKGERTGSGTIVWKAREMLAAGEIDYQGFIKLVGSSAPSTGYCNTMGTATTMNSLAEALGMSLTGSAAIPAPYRDRAESAYRTGLRIVEMVREDLKPSDILTREAFLNAVAVNSAIGGSTNAPIHLNALARHIGVDLDLDDWQRHGLDIPLLVNLQPAGEYLGEDYYRAGGVPAVVSQLMAHGLIHEGAMTVSGRTIGEECRGVAIEDEKVIRPFDQPLKATAGFKVLRGNLFDSAIMKTSVISDEFRARYLSNSDDPDAFEGKAVVFDGPEDYHHRIDDPALGIDETTVLFMRGAGPIGYPGAAEVVNMRPPVYLIQKGVHALACIGDGRQSGTSGSPSILNASPEAAAGGNLAILRTGDRVRIDLRQGRADILISDQELAARRQALKDAGGYPYPESQTPWQEIQRGCVGQLETGAVLELAVNYQRIAQTKGLPRDNH
- a CDS encoding beta-xylosidase, translating into MKLSRRAFVAAASLLPGLSAAGRAFAKATRRTRSITLDTAHTAGPVDRFFDLSVGSDYPGTLIRPDAQAQLKTAVDELGFRYLRFHAIFHDVLGTVKVENGRIRYDWSGIDQLYDALMAKGIRPFVELGFTPEAMKTSDLTIFYWKGNTSHPRLDAWGDLITAFIGHIRERYGVEEVRKWFFEVWNEPNLDGFFEKGDQAAYFELYDVTARAIKAIDPTLRVGGPATAGAAWVPEFLAHVAKSGSGVDFVSTHTYGVEGGFLDEKGEKDTKLSPSPDAIVGDVRRVRDQISASAFPQLPLYFTEWSTSYTPRDAVHDSYVSAAYILEKLKRVQGLAQGMSYWTYTDLFEEPGPPTAPFEGGFGLMNPQGIRKPAWFAYKYLHALGGTALASDDAHIFATTDGGKITALVFDWTQPEQKVSNRPYYRAPHPAIATEPVALRLAGLKPGAYHLKVRRTGYRANDAYSAYIDMGLPQALTADQLAQLEGLTKDVPETDKIVRVGGDGAFPIDLPMRTNDIVLLELTPAG
- a CDS encoding MipA/OmpV family protein gives rise to the protein MNEWQYSAGVLLRSKFENPLPTWDVTFGGAASFQPRYPGSSQYHVQPGINLDVRYEDLAFFSMGEGLGFNILRGENFRAGVTVGYDVGRDQDDSSHLRGMGDIGPAVEPKVFAEYTIFPVMLRAAVRRGFIGNTGTVADISAYMPIMGSERFFVFAGPTATYADSNYLRKYFGVSAGQSAGSGYRQFTPSAGFESAGAGLSAVWFWTDNWFMTADGAFQKLLGDAADSPITRASTQMTFNFSVAYRF
- a CDS encoding sugar MFS transporter; the protein is MAAGITGVGAPVASGPVRSYGRALAVLASIFFMWGFATVLNDILVPHLRSVFDLSYGQSLLIQFIFFLAYFVMSLPSAKVLERVGYKRSVVAGLGVMALGSLMFVPAAALPSFPIFLVALFVLASGITLLQVAANPYVAVIGPAESASSRLNLVQAFNSLGTTVAPLFGGILIFNRSTSGNATGGTESALTDAQRLADAHAVQLPYVLITLILLGLAVIIWRFKLPDLGGNARRVAAKERAKESLWRHRNLVFGVPAIFIYLIAEIGIGSMLVNYLSLPNIGNLSHADAAGYVSLFWGGAMVGRFVGSFAMRWIRPQMMLAAVSVAAFILTATSIATGGSLAMWTIILVGLCHSIMFPTIFTLGIKGLGPLTEEGSGLLIMAIAGGALAAGQGFLADRIGLQLSFALPAACYLYVLFYALWGSRPTHDAGDETLSTLD
- a CDS encoding Fur family transcriptional regulator; the encoded protein is MIELETLCKERGLRLTQKRKTVCQAFLESGDHPSVEQIYARAIALDPKLSRGTVYRTMNILREAGVLSQRWFGDRRARYEEAGGEHHHLIDTGSGRVIEFASPEIEQLKRRIAEEFGYRLTSMRLEFFGEPEREVRVAGAKLRARLKAGGVNSAE
- a CDS encoding galactose mutarotase, translated to MKVWTGVTIVVAALAQAAVANAADARREAFGTMNDGGKPAPVESVVLSNGHGVSARVLAYGATLQSLVVPGRDGQGADVVLAYPDVAGYQAHPKYFGATVGRYANRIKEGRFTLDGKAYQLATNDGPNALHGGRQGYDKVLWTITEVKSGPAASVTLTHTSPDGDEGYPGALTVQVTYSLDEKNDLTIRYKATTDKPTVLNLTNHSLFNMAGAASGHTVLEQKLTVAAANYSPVSPTLIPDGGAKPVEGTPFDFRTPHLIGERIHDGRDPQLLITQGYDHNYVLDGGVTAEPRLAARFEDPASGRVMEILTTEPGLQVYSGNFLNGDVAGVGGYIYRQSDGLALEPQHFPDSPNRPDFPTTRLNPGQTYTQVSIYRFSTTAK
- a CDS encoding arabinan endo-1,5-alpha-L-arabinosidase; translation: MLTRRILLGGCLTGAALAMTSARGFAQVAGQLAAPEAEPHPNETFGDRMTGDLSPAHDPCIIKQGDTYYVFGSDALGGEGEHHIPWKTSKDLINWTARGDLFTSLPPWAQQAVPGTKAMWAPDISFINGRYHLYYAMSTFGGNRSAIGLYTNATLDPADPTYAWKEEGLVFASVESDDYNCIDPAHFVDREGNRWLVFGSFWGGIKMIALDRATGRPKADRKVYSLIHRPAPEHAPDAVEAPFMIERDGWYYLFASFDYCCKGENSSYYVVVGRSRKVTGPYVGRDGKSMMDGYGTQLIHGDSRWRGPGHEAVLRDGDRDYLVYHTYDATKHGASTLRISPITWTPDGWPTVTL